A genome region from Baekduia alba includes the following:
- a CDS encoding class I SAM-dependent methyltransferase, with translation MCAPTAHPVFARFWAVAGPRAMSRRDRRELLAGLTGDVLEVGAGDGLNFPHYPATVASVLAVEPEPNLRERAVAAAAAPGVPVPIRVVDGTAERLPAADASLDAVVACLVLCSVADQAAALAEVRRVLRPGGALVFYEHVVAESRAGLAVQRGLDRSGIWPKLAAGCHLTCDTRAAIAAAGFAFDAERRFSVSAVPHIAGVAVVER, from the coding sequence ATGTGCGCGCCCACCGCTCACCCCGTGTTCGCCCGCTTCTGGGCGGTCGCCGGCCCGCGGGCGATGTCGCGGCGCGATCGGCGGGAGCTGCTGGCCGGACTCACCGGCGACGTGCTGGAGGTCGGCGCGGGCGACGGCCTCAACTTCCCGCACTACCCGGCGACGGTCGCGTCGGTCCTCGCCGTCGAGCCGGAGCCGAACCTGCGGGAGCGGGCGGTCGCCGCGGCGGCCGCGCCCGGCGTGCCGGTCCCGATCCGGGTCGTCGACGGGACCGCCGAGCGGCTGCCCGCCGCCGACGCGTCGCTCGACGCCGTCGTCGCGTGCCTCGTGCTCTGCTCGGTGGCCGACCAGGCCGCGGCGCTGGCGGAGGTCCGGCGCGTGCTGCGCCCCGGCGGCGCGCTCGTGTTCTACGAGCACGTCGTCGCGGAGTCGCGCGCCGGCCTGGCTGTCCAGCGCGGGCTGGACCGCAGCGGCATCTGGCCCAAGCTCGCCGCCGGCTGCCACCTCACGTGCGACACGCGCGCCGCGATCGCCGCCGCCGGGTTCGCGTTCGACGCCGAGCGTCGCTTCTCGGTCAGCGCGGTTCCGCACATCGCCGGCGTCGCGGTGGTGGAGCGGTAG
- a CDS encoding sugar phosphate isomerase/epimerase family protein, with amino-acid sequence MDAVRRQPSSVRSALAGAPISWGVCEVPGWGAMLPPARVFEEMASLGLGATELGPVGDWLPLDAAAIRRATDAYDLQLVGGFVPLALHRDDATTAAELDRAQRIGSVMAQAGADTFVVALVEDDAWSAPAALDEAAWWQLATHLEQLSLVVADLGMTAVVHPHQGTLIERAEAVDRLASLIDVAWCLDPGHLALGGYDPLAFVERYGARVLHVHLKDIDLRVAARLNAGELTLMAAVQAGLFVPLGTGDAGIADVVAALDARGYDRWMVLEQDCAIVGPEPAPGDGPVLAVAESVRFLAGMEAAR; translated from the coding sequence ATGGACGCCGTCCGACGCCAGCCGAGCTCCGTCCGCTCGGCGCTCGCAGGAGCCCCCATCTCGTGGGGCGTATGCGAGGTGCCCGGGTGGGGCGCGATGCTCCCGCCGGCGCGCGTGTTCGAGGAGATGGCGTCGCTCGGGCTGGGCGCGACCGAGCTCGGCCCGGTCGGCGACTGGCTGCCGCTGGACGCCGCGGCGATCCGCCGCGCGACCGATGCCTATGACTTGCAGCTGGTCGGCGGGTTCGTGCCGCTGGCGCTGCACCGCGACGACGCCACGACGGCCGCCGAGCTGGACCGGGCCCAGCGGATCGGCTCGGTCATGGCGCAGGCCGGGGCCGACACGTTCGTGGTGGCCTTGGTCGAGGACGACGCCTGGTCGGCGCCCGCCGCGCTCGACGAGGCGGCGTGGTGGCAGTTGGCCACGCACTTGGAGCAGCTGTCGCTGGTGGTCGCCGACCTCGGCATGACCGCGGTCGTGCACCCACACCAGGGCACGCTGATCGAGCGCGCCGAGGCGGTGGACAGGCTGGCGTCGTTGATCGACGTCGCGTGGTGCCTGGATCCCGGCCACCTCGCGCTCGGCGGCTACGACCCGCTCGCGTTCGTGGAACGCTACGGCGCGCGCGTCCTGCACGTCCATCTCAAGGACATCGACTTGCGGGTCGCCGCGCGCCTGAACGCCGGCGAGCTGACGCTGATGGCCGCGGTCCAGGCCGGGCTGTTCGTGCCGCTCGGCACCGGCGACGCCGGCATCGCGGACGTCGTCGCCGCCCTCGACGCGCGCGGCTACGACCGCTGGATGGTCCTCGAGCAGGACTGCGCGATCGTCGGCCCCGAGCCGGCGCCCGGCGACGGCCCGGTCCTCGCCGTGGCCGAGAGCGTGCGGTTCCTGGCCGGGATGGAGGCGGCGCGATGA
- a CDS encoding 6-phospho-beta-glucosidase: MKLTIVGGGGFRVPLVYTALLGLRERLGIDEVVLHDVDRSRLDRIAPVLSGLAIEHEVKLPFRGTTDLVDAVQGADFVLCAIRVGQLEGRVVDESVPLGLGVLGQETTGPGGICFALRTIPVMMELAETMAEHAPDAWLVNFTNPAGMVTEAVQRVLGDRAIGICDSPAGLFRRVARALGRDHDELWFDYFGLNHLGWLHGVRDRDRELLPALLEADDKLGTFEEGRLFGGDWLRSLEMIPNEYLYYFYYAADTVNAIRQSPESRGAFLLKQQRAFYAEGEQPPGTALESWRGTRHDRERTYMAEARSAAGDACEHEIDVNGGYEGEAMAVLDAIANNTRAVLVLNTANRSALPFLDERAVVEVPCVVGRNGPVPVAIGEVAPHARALVETMKDVERTTIDAALSGSRQQAIRALALHPLVPSVNTAREIFEGYCERLPGLAEAFAQ, encoded by the coding sequence ATGAAGCTCACGATCGTCGGCGGCGGCGGATTCCGGGTCCCCCTGGTCTACACCGCGCTGCTGGGACTCCGCGAGCGTCTCGGGATCGACGAGGTCGTCCTGCACGACGTCGACCGCTCCCGCCTTGACCGCATCGCGCCGGTGCTCAGCGGGCTGGCCATCGAGCACGAGGTCAAGCTGCCGTTCCGCGGCACGACCGACCTCGTGGATGCGGTGCAGGGCGCCGACTTCGTGCTGTGCGCGATCCGCGTAGGGCAGCTCGAAGGACGCGTCGTGGACGAGAGCGTGCCGCTGGGGCTGGGGGTCCTTGGACAGGAGACCACCGGTCCCGGCGGCATCTGCTTCGCGCTGCGGACGATCCCGGTGATGATGGAGCTGGCCGAGACGATGGCCGAGCACGCGCCCGACGCGTGGCTCGTCAACTTCACCAACCCGGCCGGCATGGTCACCGAGGCCGTGCAGCGCGTGCTCGGCGACCGCGCGATCGGGATCTGCGACTCGCCCGCCGGCCTCTTCCGCCGCGTGGCCCGCGCGCTGGGCCGCGACCACGACGAGCTGTGGTTCGACTACTTCGGCCTCAACCACCTGGGCTGGCTGCACGGCGTGCGCGACCGCGACCGCGAGCTCCTGCCCGCGCTGCTGGAGGCCGACGACAAGCTCGGCACCTTCGAGGAGGGCCGCCTCTTCGGCGGCGACTGGCTGCGCTCGCTGGAGATGATCCCCAACGAGTACCTGTACTACTTCTACTACGCGGCCGACACGGTCAACGCGATCCGCCAGAGCCCGGAGTCGCGCGGCGCCTTCCTGCTCAAGCAGCAGCGCGCGTTCTACGCCGAGGGTGAGCAGCCGCCTGGAACGGCGCTGGAGAGCTGGCGCGGGACGCGCCACGACCGCGAGCGGACGTACATGGCCGAGGCCCGTTCGGCGGCCGGTGACGCGTGCGAGCATGAGATCGACGTCAATGGTGGGTATGAGGGGGAGGCCATGGCCGTCCTCGACGCGATCGCCAACAACACCCGCGCCGTGCTGGTGTTGAACACCGCCAACCGCTCCGCCCTGCCCTTCCTGGACGAGCGGGCGGTCGTCGAGGTGCCGTGCGTCGTCGGGCGCAACGGTCCGGTGCCCGTCGCCATCGGCGAGGTCGCGCCGCACGCCCGCGCGCTGGTCGAGACGATGAAGGACGTCGAGCGCACGACGATCGACGCCGCGCTGTCGGGCTCGCGCCAGCAGGCGATCCGCGCGCTGGCGCTGCACCCGCTCGTGCCGTCGGTGAACACCGCGCGCGAGATCTTCGAGGGCTACTGCGAGCGGCTGCCGGGCCTCGCGGAGGCGTTCGCGCAGTGA
- a CDS encoding quinone oxidoreductase family protein, with product MRAVVFDAPAPDGSTTRVADLPVPEPGPGELTIDVHHAGVNFIDVMARRGDPGYADAWPFVPGLEVAGTVRALGPGVDGPPPGTRVAAFTGSGGLAEVAVARSALTVAIPEGVGDAEAAAAPAVLTTAALLLGDAGRLRPGETLLVHSAAGGVGQALARQARVSGAGRIVGTVGGPDRIAAGERAGYDVVLGRGADLAAAILEQTDGRGVDVILDPQGTRLLDVDLEVAAPGARIVLFGNAGGAAMDPLPPAGRLFGGNLSIGAFSISRLSAGAPERVARALTTVLADLERGALTVDVTELAGLDATATAQQGLAEGSGAGKQVVRVG from the coding sequence ATGCGCGCCGTCGTCTTCGACGCCCCGGCGCCGGACGGCTCGACGACGCGCGTCGCCGACCTCCCGGTCCCGGAGCCCGGTCCGGGCGAGCTGACGATCGACGTCCACCACGCCGGCGTCAACTTCATCGACGTCATGGCGCGCCGCGGCGACCCGGGCTACGCCGACGCGTGGCCGTTCGTCCCGGGCCTCGAGGTGGCCGGGACCGTGCGCGCGCTGGGCCCGGGCGTCGACGGGCCGCCGCCCGGCACGCGCGTGGCGGCGTTCACCGGTTCGGGCGGCCTGGCCGAGGTCGCCGTGGCCCGGAGCGCCTTGACGGTCGCGATCCCGGAGGGCGTCGGCGACGCCGAGGCGGCCGCGGCGCCCGCCGTCCTGACCACGGCGGCGCTGCTGCTCGGCGACGCCGGGCGCCTGCGGCCGGGCGAGACGCTGCTCGTCCACTCCGCCGCCGGGGGCGTCGGCCAGGCGCTGGCCCGGCAGGCCCGGGTGTCGGGCGCCGGCCGGATCGTCGGGACCGTCGGGGGTCCGGACCGCATCGCCGCGGGCGAGCGCGCCGGCTACGACGTGGTCCTGGGCCGCGGCGCGGATCTCGCGGCCGCGATCCTCGAGCAGACCGACGGGCGCGGCGTCGACGTCATCCTCGACCCGCAGGGCACGCGGCTGCTCGACGTCGACCTCGAGGTCGCCGCGCCGGGCGCGCGCATCGTCCTGTTCGGCAACGCCGGCGGCGCGGCCATGGACCCGCTCCCGCCCGCCGGGCGCCTGTTCGGCGGCAACCTGTCGATCGGCGCCTTCAGCATCTCGCGCCTGTCGGCCGGCGCACCCGAGCGCGTCGCGCGGGCGCTCACCACCGTCCTCGCCGACCTCGAGCGCGGCGCGCTGACGGTCGACGTCACCGAGCTCGCCGGGCTGGACGCCACGGCCACCGCGCAGCAGGGGCTGGCCGAGGGCAGCGGGGCGGGCAAGCAGGTGGTGCGGGTCGGCTAG
- the iolG gene encoding inositol 2-dehydrogenase encodes MSDGAAVRIGILGLGRIGTLHAELLARRVAGARVTRVFDVDGARAAAVGAALDVVVAGSATALLEADDVDAVAICTSTDTHAALIEAAARAGKAIFCEKPVSLDLAAVDAALDAVVDASLTFQIGFNRRFDPAHAAVRRAVADGVVGAPQLVRVTSRDPAPPPLSYAATSGGLFLDMTIHDFDMARFVTGSEVVRVSAFGAARVVPELAELGDVDTAVVVLEHADGCLTTIDNARQAAYGYDQRVEVHGALGMATSENPPAHTGSVRTANGTASSVLPHFFLERYAAAFAAQWDAFVAACRDGGPGSPGVADARAPLAIGLAALRSRAERRPVDLAEVDPPPLSRPLTTSPTQ; translated from the coding sequence ATGAGCGACGGCGCCGCCGTCCGCATCGGCATCCTGGGCCTCGGCCGGATCGGGACGCTGCACGCCGAGCTGCTCGCGCGGCGCGTCGCGGGCGCGCGCGTGACGCGCGTCTTCGACGTCGACGGCGCGCGGGCCGCCGCGGTCGGCGCCGCGCTGGACGTCGTGGTCGCGGGCTCGGCGACGGCGCTGCTCGAGGCCGACGACGTCGACGCGGTCGCGATCTGCACGAGCACCGACACGCACGCCGCGCTGATCGAGGCGGCGGCGCGGGCCGGCAAGGCGATCTTCTGCGAGAAGCCGGTGTCGCTGGACCTCGCCGCGGTCGACGCGGCGCTCGACGCGGTCGTCGACGCGAGCCTGACCTTCCAGATCGGCTTCAACCGGCGCTTCGACCCCGCGCACGCGGCCGTGCGCCGGGCGGTCGCCGACGGCGTGGTCGGCGCGCCGCAGCTCGTGCGCGTCACCTCGCGCGACCCGGCGCCGCCGCCGCTGTCCTACGCCGCGACGTCCGGCGGCCTGTTCCTCGACATGACCATCCACGACTTCGACATGGCGCGGTTCGTGACCGGCAGCGAGGTCGTGCGCGTCAGCGCCTTCGGCGCCGCGCGCGTGGTCCCCGAGCTCGCCGAGCTGGGCGACGTCGACACCGCGGTCGTGGTCCTCGAGCACGCCGACGGCTGCCTGACGACGATCGACAACGCGCGCCAGGCGGCCTACGGCTACGACCAGCGCGTCGAGGTCCACGGCGCGCTCGGGATGGCGACGTCGGAGAACCCGCCCGCCCACACCGGCAGCGTCAGGACCGCGAACGGCACCGCGTCCTCCGTCCTGCCCCACTTCTTCCTCGAGCGCTACGCCGCCGCGTTCGCCGCCCAGTGGGACGCGTTCGTCGCGGCCTGCCGGGACGGCGGTCCCGGCTCCCCCGGCGTGGCCGACGCCCGTGCCCCGCTGGCCATCGGCCTGGCCGCGCTGCGGTCCCGGGCCGAGCGCCGCCCGGTCGACCTCGCCGAGGTCGATCCTCCCCCGCTGTCCCGACCCCTCACCACCTCCCCGACCCAGTAG
- a CDS encoding carbohydrate kinase family protein, which translates to MTIDLVCGDAAFVDMTFLGLDALPAAGEERHARELLRSPGGAATVAIGAARLGLSVGLAFPLGADADGDAVRAVLADEGVAVNDRQVARTSVTVVMPTDGERAMATYDADAELTAGDVAGFAPRAVVLSVQRLACVPEDASSYATIGDDGARAHAGGALPTELARARALIVNAREARVLSGRDDVADAARALTAAAPRVVVTLGADGALSADRDQDVVRVPGVVVDPVVDTTGAGDLFTAAYIWSDLAGGTPEDSLRWACLAAALSVRVPTAVAGAQGRAALVAAGAERGLAVPAHSSSPRVWGAGS; encoded by the coding sequence GTGACCATCGACCTCGTCTGCGGTGACGCCGCGTTCGTCGACATGACCTTCCTGGGTCTCGACGCGCTGCCCGCTGCGGGCGAGGAGCGCCATGCGCGCGAGCTGCTGCGCTCGCCCGGCGGCGCCGCGACGGTCGCGATCGGCGCCGCGCGCCTCGGGCTGTCGGTCGGGCTCGCGTTCCCGCTCGGCGCCGACGCCGACGGCGACGCCGTCCGCGCGGTGCTCGCCGACGAGGGCGTCGCCGTCAACGACCGCCAGGTCGCGCGGACGTCGGTCACCGTCGTCATGCCGACCGACGGCGAGCGCGCGATGGCGACCTACGACGCCGACGCCGAGCTCACCGCCGGCGACGTCGCGGGGTTCGCGCCGCGCGCGGTCGTGCTGTCGGTGCAGCGCCTGGCCTGCGTGCCGGAGGACGCGTCGTCCTACGCCACGATCGGCGACGACGGCGCGCGCGCCCACGCCGGCGGCGCGCTCCCTACCGAGCTGGCCCGCGCGCGGGCGCTGATCGTCAACGCGCGCGAGGCGCGGGTGCTGAGCGGGCGCGACGACGTCGCCGACGCGGCACGCGCCCTGACCGCGGCGGCCCCGCGCGTGGTGGTCACGCTGGGCGCCGACGGCGCCCTGAGCGCCGACCGCGACCAGGACGTGGTCCGAGTCCCCGGCGTGGTGGTCGACCCGGTGGTCGACACGACCGGCGCCGGCGACCTGTTCACGGCCGCCTACATCTGGAGCGACCTGGCGGGCGGGACGCCCGAGGACTCCTTGCGGTGGGCCTGCCTGGCCGCCGCGCTGTCGGTGCGGGTCCCGACCGCGGTGGCGGGCGCGCAGGGTCGCGCCGCGCTCGTCGCGGCGGGTGCAGAACGCGGGCTGGCGGTTCCGGCCCATTCGTCGTCTCCGCGCGTATGGGGCGCGGGTTCCTAG
- a CDS encoding DeoR/GlpR family DNA-binding transcription regulator, with protein MVPAQRRQRILNAVRSGTAHVSDLARAFEVSEMTVRRDLRALQDAGQLERVHGGAVHTVPERPFAEIALEGQEAKDRIGRVAAGLVQDGQTVMLDIGTTALQVARHLRGRDITLITTNLAVLDELRADDTVELVLPGGLVRRNYLSTVGVLAEDALRQLSADVAFLGTSAVDQDLSVWDTTMIEVPIKRAMIRAAARVVLLADSEKFSMNGVVRICGPEDLDQIITDADLPAPDRSAIEDAGIEVTIA; from the coding sequence ATGGTCCCCGCACAGCGGCGCCAGCGCATCCTGAACGCCGTGCGCAGCGGGACCGCCCACGTCTCGGACCTCGCCCGCGCCTTCGAGGTGTCGGAGATGACCGTGCGCCGCGACCTGCGCGCGCTCCAGGACGCCGGCCAGCTCGAGCGCGTCCATGGCGGCGCGGTCCACACCGTGCCCGAGCGCCCGTTCGCGGAGATCGCGCTCGAAGGCCAGGAGGCCAAGGACCGCATCGGCCGCGTCGCGGCCGGGCTGGTCCAGGACGGCCAGACCGTGATGCTCGACATCGGCACGACCGCGCTGCAGGTCGCACGCCACCTGCGCGGCCGCGACATCACGCTCATCACCACCAACCTGGCCGTGCTCGACGAGCTGCGCGCCGACGACACCGTCGAGCTCGTGCTCCCCGGCGGCCTCGTGCGCCGCAACTACCTCTCGACGGTCGGCGTGCTCGCCGAGGACGCGCTGCGCCAGCTCAGCGCCGACGTCGCGTTCCTGGGCACCAGCGCGGTCGACCAGGACCTCTCGGTGTGGGACACCACCATGATCGAGGTGCCGATCAAGCGGGCCATGATCCGCGCCGCCGCCCGCGTGGTGCTGCTCGCCGACTCCGAGAAGTTCTCCATGAACGGGGTCGTGCGCATCTGCGGCCCCGAGGACCTTGACCAGATCATCACCGACGCGGACCTGCCGGCTCCGGACCGCTCGGCCATCGAAGACGCCGGCATCGAGGTAACCATCGCATGA
- a CDS encoding PilZ domain-containing protein, protein MENRRADPRVPVVLDVHLGRKVGNEVLAHTRDLSSHGAQVVSDRPLRVDEQLTFDVELPSTHAHLRVLARVLRHQQDKTYALRFEQLDAAAHTVIDDLLRAIAAAPAR, encoded by the coding sequence ATGGAGAACCGGCGTGCCGACCCTCGCGTTCCCGTCGTCCTCGACGTCCACCTCGGGCGCAAGGTCGGCAACGAGGTGCTCGCGCACACCCGCGACCTCAGCAGCCACGGCGCGCAGGTCGTCAGCGATCGGCCGCTGCGGGTCGACGAGCAGCTGACGTTCGACGTCGAGCTGCCGTCGACCCACGCGCACCTGCGCGTGCTCGCCCGCGTCCTGCGCCACCAGCAGGACAAGACGTATGCCTTGCGCTTCGAGCAGCTCGACGCGGCGGCGCACACGGTGATCGACGACCTGCTGAGGGCGATCGCCGCGGCGCCCGCGCGCTAG
- a CDS encoding lysylphosphatidylglycerol synthase transmembrane domain-containing protein, which produces MARTPAPAPPTSSMPTGLDTRTLVRRAAQAAALLLVLVLVAVLAPGLGEVRDRLSGASPGWLALAVVFEVLSSLSYVVMFRPVFCSLMSWRSAAEVGLSEVGMGSIVPASGAGGVALGAWVLSRAGMKPETIARRSVAFLLLKSSVNFAAVVVVGLLAFVGVVGPSESAWLTLFPAVLATLIIGLVALIPRIPEGPPARDDDGRARKLWIGARAAIVTGTAEAGVLLRRHDPWLLAGIVGYWAWDNLALWATFHAVGLAPGVSVILLGYLIGQIGGLLPIPGGIGGIDGGLIGTLVVYGAPASTATAAVLAYRLILFWVPLLMGAVAFASLRRSMAQPAGFIPCAE; this is translated from the coding sequence ATGGCCCGCACCCCCGCACCCGCTCCGCCCACGTCCTCGATGCCCACGGGGCTGGACACGCGGACGCTCGTGCGGCGCGCCGCGCAGGCCGCCGCGCTGCTGTTGGTGTTGGTGCTCGTCGCGGTCCTGGCCCCCGGGCTCGGCGAGGTCCGCGACCGGCTCAGCGGCGCGTCACCCGGCTGGCTCGCGCTCGCCGTCGTCTTCGAGGTCCTGTCCTCGTTGTCCTACGTGGTGATGTTCCGGCCGGTGTTCTGCTCGCTGATGAGCTGGCGCTCGGCGGCCGAGGTGGGGCTCTCGGAGGTCGGCATGGGCTCGATCGTGCCGGCGTCGGGCGCCGGCGGCGTCGCGCTCGGCGCGTGGGTCCTCTCGCGCGCGGGCATGAAGCCGGAGACGATCGCGCGCCGCTCCGTCGCGTTCCTGTTGTTGAAGTCCTCGGTGAACTTCGCGGCGGTCGTCGTGGTCGGGCTGCTGGCCTTCGTCGGCGTCGTCGGGCCGTCGGAGTCGGCGTGGCTGACGCTCTTCCCGGCGGTGCTGGCGACGTTGATCATCGGGTTGGTCGCGCTGATCCCGCGGATTCCCGAAGGGCCGCCGGCACGTGACGACGACGGCCGCGCGCGCAAGCTGTGGATCGGGGCGCGCGCCGCGATCGTCACGGGCACCGCCGAGGCCGGTGTGCTGCTGCGCCGCCACGACCCGTGGCTGCTCGCCGGGATCGTCGGCTACTGGGCGTGGGACAACCTCGCGCTGTGGGCGACCTTCCACGCCGTCGGGCTGGCGCCCGGCGTGAGCGTCATCCTGTTGGGGTACTTGATCGGCCAGATCGGCGGGCTGCTGCCGATCCCGGGCGGCATCGGCGGGATCGACGGCGGCCTGATCGGGACGCTCGTCGTCTACGGCGCGCCCGCCTCGACCGCGACCGCCGCGGTGCTGGCCTACCGGTTGATCCTGTTCTGGGTCCCGCTGCTCATGGGCGCGGTCGCGTTCGCCTCGCTGCGCCGCTCGATGGCGCAGCCGGCGGGCTTCATCCCCTGCGCCGAGTAG
- a CDS encoding extracellular solute-binding protein — protein MKASRVLGSVVAIGATALAAGCGTPGGDDSSNAPKTTTAAQAKPDIAKAGNVTLTVWDQEVRGGQAAQIKELNKQFQAKYPNVKIKRVAKSFDDLNTTLKLAVSGPKAPDVVEANQGLGVMGQLVKAKLLRPIDDYAKIYGWADRYPSLLLDLNKFEANGTTFGSGDLYGLSQMGEIVGVFYNKKKVTTPPKTLAEFEQQLAAAKQSGDVPIQFGNLDKWPGIHEYETVLGQVAPKQSVRDFVFQKSGASFDTPEFQDAAAKIQDWAKKGYFTDDFNGTGYDPAWQRFAKGRGHFLIAGTWLVADLAKQMGDNVGFMPLPGQQAGGDPVALGGESLPFTVTSKSKHPDVAAAYIDFLTDQNATNVLAQTDNLPAMKYDAPAPSAALTKDVATAWKALGDADGLIPYADYTTPTFGDDLGGAIQQMLAGKDSPTDFTKGVQEKVDASKSS, from the coding sequence ATGAAGGCATCGAGGGTGTTGGGATCGGTGGTGGCGATCGGCGCCACGGCGCTGGCCGCAGGCTGCGGCACGCCGGGCGGCGACGACAGCTCCAACGCGCCGAAGACCACCACGGCGGCGCAGGCCAAGCCGGACATCGCCAAGGCGGGCAACGTGACGTTGACCGTCTGGGACCAGGAGGTCCGCGGTGGCCAGGCGGCGCAGATCAAGGAGCTCAACAAGCAGTTCCAGGCCAAGTACCCCAACGTGAAGATCAAGCGCGTGGCGAAGTCGTTCGACGACCTCAACACGACGCTGAAGCTCGCGGTCTCCGGCCCCAAGGCGCCGGACGTCGTGGAGGCCAACCAGGGCCTCGGGGTCATGGGCCAGCTCGTCAAGGCCAAGCTCCTGCGGCCGATCGACGACTACGCCAAGATCTACGGCTGGGCCGATCGCTACCCGAGCCTGCTGCTCGACCTCAACAAGTTCGAGGCCAACGGCACCACGTTCGGCAGCGGCGACCTCTACGGCTTGTCGCAGATGGGCGAGATCGTCGGCGTCTTCTACAACAAGAAGAAGGTCACGACGCCGCCGAAGACGCTGGCCGAGTTCGAGCAGCAGCTCGCGGCGGCCAAGCAGAGCGGCGACGTGCCGATCCAGTTCGGCAACCTCGACAAGTGGCCCGGCATCCACGAGTACGAGACCGTGCTCGGCCAGGTCGCGCCCAAGCAGAGCGTCCGCGACTTCGTGTTCCAGAAGAGCGGCGCGTCGTTCGACACCCCCGAGTTCCAGGACGCGGCGGCCAAGATCCAGGACTGGGCCAAGAAGGGGTACTTCACCGACGACTTCAACGGCACCGGCTACGACCCGGCGTGGCAGCGCTTCGCCAAGGGCCGCGGCCACTTCCTGATCGCCGGCACCTGGCTGGTGGCCGACCTCGCCAAGCAGATGGGCGACAACGTCGGCTTCATGCCGTTGCCGGGGCAGCAGGCCGGCGGCGACCCCGTGGCGCTGGGCGGCGAGAGCCTGCCGTTCACGGTGACGTCGAAGTCCAAGCACCCGGACGTCGCCGCGGCGTACATCGACTTCCTGACCGACCAGAACGCCACCAACGTGCTGGCCCAGACGGACAACCTGCCGGCGATGAAGTACGACGCCCCCGCTCCGAGCGCGGCCCTGACCAAGGACGTGGCCACGGCGTGGAAGGCGCTCGGCGACGCCGACGGCCTGATCCCGTACGCCGACTACACGACGCCGACGTTCGGCGACGACCTCGGCGGCGCGATCCAGCAGATGCTGGCCGGCAAGGACTCGCCGACCGACTTCACCAAGGGCGTGCAGGAGAAGGTCGACGCCTCGAAGAGCAGCTGA